TGGCACATAAGATACATAGTGCAAATCATATGGATGACAATGATGAAGAGCTAGACACTCCTATTAATTATAGTCTTAAATATTCGGATGAACAGTTAAATTCTGGAAGGCAAAGTCCCTCTCAGAATGAAAGATGGGCAAGGCCTAAGCATATAATagatgatgaaataaaacaaaatgaacaaaggcATTTAAGGAGCCAAAATGCAACTTATTCCATGTACACTGAAAGTGGAGATGATAAACGCATGAAATATCAGTCACCTTTTGGACAGCAAGAGTGTGTTTCTTCTTTTAGATCAAGAGGGTCCAatggtgcagagcagagcagagtaggCCCAACTCTTGGAATGAATCAGAAAGTAAACCAGTCCTTGTGCCAGGTTGATGATTATGACAATGATAAACCAACCAACTATAGTGAACGCTACTCTGAGGAGGAACAACACAAAGAGGAAGAAGACAGACCAACCAATTATAGCATAAAGTACAATGAAGAGGAACATCATGTTGATCAGCCTATTGATTATAGTCTAAAATATTCAACAGAAGTTCCTCCCTCTTCTCAGAAGCcatcttttactttttcaaacaGTTCATCAGTGCAAAGCACTAAAACTGACCATATTTCCTCAAGCTGTGGGAACATATCAACCCCTTCAGGTAGTTCAGAGAGACAGAATCAGCTTCACCCAAGTTCTGCCCAGAGTAGAAGCAGTCATGCTCAAAAGACTGCCTCCTGTAAGACTCCCTCTATTAATCAGGAAACTATACAAACTTACTGTGTGGAAGATACACCAATATGTTTTTCAAGGTGTAGCTCTTTGTCATCTTTGTCATCAGCTGAAGACGAAATAGGACGTGATCAATCCACACATGTGACAGATGCTAATAACACATTACAGATAGCAGAACTAAAGGAAAACAATGGGATTCTGTCTACAGAAGGTGCAGTAAATGAAGTTGCATCAGCATCTCAGCACATCAGAACAAAATCTAGTAGACTTCAGACTCCTAGTTTATCTCCTTCTGACTCTTCTAGACATAAAGCTGTTGAATTTTCTTCAGGTGCCAAATCTCCCTCAAAGAGTGGTGCACACACTCCTAAAAGTCCACCAGAACATTATGTGCAGGAGACTCCACTCATGTTTAGCAGATGTACTTCTGTAAGTTCCCTGGATAGTTTCGAAAGCCGTTCAATTGCTAGTTCAGTTCAAAGCGAGCCTTGCAGTGGAATGGTAAGTGGTATTATAAGTCCCAGTGATCTTCCAGACAGCCCAGGACAAACAATGCCTCCAAGCAGAAGTAAAACTCCACCCCCTGCTCAAGGAGCTCAAGTAAAGAGGGAAGTAGCTAAAGGCAAAGTATCTAATGCAGAAAAGAGAGGGTCTGGTCCTAGACAGGTAGCTATAAATGAAGCTGTTCAAAGAGTTCAGGTACTGCCAGATGCTGATACATTATTACATTTTGCCACAGAAAGTACACCGGATGGATTTTCTTGCTCTTCTAGCCTAAGTGGTCTGAGTCTTGATGAACCATTTATACAGAAAGATGTAGAGTTAAGAATAATGCCTCCTGTACATGAAAATGAAcatggaaatgaagcagaaactGAACAACCAGATGATACAAAGGATaaccaagagaagaaagcagagaagcctactgaagcagaaaaagacatTATGGGTGATTCCGATGATGATGATATTGAAATATTGGAAGAATGTATTATTTCTGCAATGCCAACAAAATCTTCACGTAAAGCCAAAAAGCCTTCTCAAGCATCTGCTTCAAAAATACCTCCTCCTGTAACCAGAAAGCCAAGCCAACTGCCAGTTTACAAACTTTTGCCTTCACAAACTGGATTGCAATCCCAAAAGCATGTGAGTTTTACACCTGGAGATGATATGCCACAGGTATATTTTGTTGAGGATACACCAATAAATTTTTCAACAGCTACATCTTTGAGTGACCTCACAATAGAATCACTACCAGAGTTGGCCAATGTAGAGAATGTGGGTACAAGGGCAGAGTCAGGGGAGTTTGAAAAGAGAGACACCATTCCTACAGAAGGTATAAGTACAGATGACTCTCGAAAAGCAAAAAGCTCAACTAGGACTGTCCCAAGACTGGATGACGACAAAACAGAAGAGGGTGATATTCTGGCCGAATGTATTAACTCGGCTATGCCAAAAGGAAAAAGTCACAAACCTTTCAGAGTGAAGAAGATAATGGATCAAATTCAACAAGCATCTTTATCTGTAAGTAACAAAAATCAGTCAGAACGTGATAAAAACAAGCCAACATCACCAGTAAAGCCCATTCCCCAAAATAATGAATATAGAGCACGTGTAAGAAAAAACACAGAGCCTAAAAGCTATATTAATAATGAAAGAAGCTATTCAGAGAACAGAGACACAAAGAAACagaatcttaaaaataattcaagataTTTTAATGACAAACTTCCAAATAATGAAGAGCATGTAAAAGGAAGCTTTGCATTTGATTCCCCTCATCATTACACGCCTATTGAGGGAACTCCTTATTGTTTTTCACGGAATGATTCCCTAAGTTCTTTAgattttgatgatgatgatgttgacCTTTcaagggagaaggcagaattgcgaaaaggaaaagcaaaggaaacaggAACTGAAGACTGCACTAATACAGAACAGTCTTCAAATCAGCAATCAAGTAATAAGACACAAGTTTGTCAAAAATACCCAACAGGCAGAAGCCAACCTAAAACTTTCTCTCAGTCAACTAAAGATATTCCAGACAGAGGAGCAGCTACAgatgagaaaatgcagaattttgctaTCGAAAACACACCTGTATGTTTTTCTCGCAATTCATCTCTTAGTTCCCTCAGTGATATTGatcaagaaaacaacaacaaagaaagtgAACCTGCAAAACAAACTGAGGCTCCTGATTCACAGATAGAATCAAATAGACCACAGACTTCTGGTTATGCACCTAAATCATTTCATGTTGAAGATACTCCTGTATGTTTCTCTAGAAACAGCTCTCTCAGTTCTCTTAGTATTGACTCAGAAGATGATCTGTTGCAGGAATGCATTAGTTCTGCTatgcctaaaaagaaaaaaccctcaaaagtAAAgagtgaaagtgaaaaaaataattccagaaatATGGGTGATATATTGGCAGAAGATTTAACACTGGAtttgagagagatacagaggCCGGATTCAGAACATGGTTTCTCACCTGATTCAGAGAACTTTGATTGGAAAGCTATACAAGAAGGTGCAAATTCTATAGTTAGTAGCTTGCAtcaagctgcagctgctgcatcaCTGACTAGACAAGCTTCATCAGACTCTGACTCTATCCTTTCATTAAAATCTGGTATTTCTCTAGGGTCACCATTTCATCTTACCCCAGACCAAGAAGAAAAGCCTTTTACTAGTAATAAAGGTCCAAGAATTCTTAAGCCAGGGGAGAAGAGTACATTGGAGTCTAAAAAAGTAGAATCTGAAAATAAGGgaatcaaaggaggaaaaaaagtatataaaagtaTAATTACAGGAAAAGCTTGCTCCAATTCAGAAGTTTCAAGCCAGTTAAAGCAACCACAACAAACAAGTATGACTTCAATTTCACGTGGCAGGACAATGATTCATATTCCGGGAGTTCGAAATAGTTCCTCAAGTACTAGTCCTGTTTCCAAAAAAGGTCCCCCACTAAAAAATACAAACTCCAAGAGTCCCAGTGAAGGCCAAAGCTCCGTTAGTTCTCCAATAGGAGTCAAGCCATCAGTGAAACCTGAGTCAGCTCCTGTAACTAGGCAACTATCTCAACAGAGTGGATCAAGTAAAGGACCTTCTAGATCAGGATCTAGAGACTCCACTCCTTCTAGACCTCAACAGCAGCCATTAAGCAGGCCTCTGCAATCTCCAGGCCGAAACTCAATTTCCCCAGGAAGATATGGTATAAGTCCTCCCAACAAACTGTCTCAGTTGCCAAGGACATCATCTCCTAGTACAGCTTCAACTAAATCTTCGAGTTCAGGAAGAATGTTATATACAGCACCAGGCAGGCAGATGAGCCAGCAAAACCTTACAAAGCAAACTGCCTTACCTAAGAGTACCAGTGGCATTCCCAGAAGTGAGTCTGCTTCAAAAGGATTAAACCAAATTCTCAATAGCGGTGGatcaaacaaaaaagctgaattaTCCAGAATGTCATCCACAAAATCTAGCGGAAGTGAATCTGACAGATCTGAAAGACCTGTTCTGGTTCGTCAGTCAACTTTTATTAAAGAAGCTTCGAGTCCAACTCTAAGACAGAAATTAGAAGAGTCTGCTTCATTTGAATCTCTGTCTCCTTACAGGCCAGGCTCTCCCACTAGGTCCCAAATACAGACTCCAGTTTTAAGTCCATCTCTTCCTGATATGTCTTTATCCACTCATTTAACTGTCCAGACTAGTGGTTGGCAAAATTTACCCCCTAATCTGAGTCCTTCTGTAGAATATGATGGGAGACCAGCAAAACACCATGACATAGCTCGTTCTCATTCTGAGAGTCCATCTAGATTGCTAATCAATAGATCAGGAACATGGAAGCGTGAACATAGTAAGCATTCCTCATCGCTTCCTCGTGTAAGCACTTGGCGAAGAACTGGAAGTTCTTCCTCAATTCTGTCAGCTTCTTCAGAATCCAGTGAAAAGGCAAAAAGTGAAGATGAAAAGCAACATGGAAGTTCTGTTTCTAGACACAAACAAAGTAAAGAAAGTCAAGCACCAGCAAAAGGtacttggagaaaaataaaagaaaatgaaattcctCAAATAATGAATGATCCTCAGTATTCTTCCTCAGGTGCAACAAATGACTCTGATTCCAAAACTCTAATTTATCAGATGGCACCAGCTGTCTCTAAGACAGAGGATGTGTGGGTGAGGATAGAGGACTGCCCTATTAATAATCCTCGATCTGGAAGATCCCCAACTGGAAATATTCCCCCTGTTATTGACAGTGTTTCAGAGAAAGGGAGTATGAATGATAAAGATTCTAAAGagattaatgaaaaacaaaatccagggaaTGGAAATGTTCCTGTTTGTACCATTGGTTTAGAAAATTGTCCAAACTCTTTCTTTCAGATAGACAGTCCAGACAAGAAAGGAACGGAAGCAAAACCTGTACAGAATAAACCTGTTCCTGCaccagaaaataatgaaagtgcTGTTAGTGAGCATACACCATTCAGTTCCAGTAGCTCAAGCAAACATAACTCCCTCAGTGGTACTGTTGCAGCAAGAGTGACTCCTTTCAACTACAGTCCAAGTCCCAGGAAGAGTAGTGCGGACAACAGTTCTTCTCGGCCGTCACAAATACCAACGCCAATAAATAACAGCACAAAGAAACGTGActcaaagactgaaaatacagACTCCAGCGGAACTCAGAGTCCTAAACGTCATTCTGGCTCTTACCTGGTGACTTCTGTTTAAGTAcatcaaaaaataaatgcaactgaTGTATTATATACAGCAGCTATTtagaaattttgtttcaaatgaaactttaaaagacTGGgtgttggttttatttgttgtttttatcTTTTGTAAATAGGTTTGATTCTTGTTAGAGGGTCCTTGTTCTGGAAGCCATATTTGATAGTATACTTTGTTTTCACTGGTAATATTTTGGAGGAATGCCTAATTGACAGCTTGGAATAAAATTGCTAATGCAATTATATTTGTACAGTATGTTTATCATATTTAATTAGCATCCCATCCCATAATCCTTTCAACATTGCTTGTCTTGAAATCATGAGCATTACAGAGAGAGATGATACAGTCATATTGCTTTATCAATTGTTTATGGATTACAGACTGACTAAACTACATCAGGGAAGAATTGGTATTATTTATGCAAAAAAGTAATTCAGTTTTAGTATTTGTGAGCTCTTCTAACACACAATAATTAATCATGTGGCTGTGAAATTCACAGCAC
Above is a genomic segment from Mycteria americana isolate JAX WOST 10 ecotype Jacksonville Zoo and Gardens chromosome Z unlocalized genomic scaffold, USCA_MyAme_1.0 Scaffold_18, whole genome shotgun sequence containing:
- the LOC142402959 gene encoding adenomatous polyposis coli protein-like isoform X6, coding for MRIQQIEKDILCIRQLLQSQAAEAERAPQSKHDAGSHDTERHNEGQGTAEISIATTGTGQGSAARMDHETASVMNSSNNYSVPRRLTNHLGTKVTEDYKPQVEMVYSLLSMLGTHDKDDMSRTLLAMSSSQDSCIAMRQSGCLPLLIQLLHGNDKDSVLLGNSRGSKEARARASAALHNIIHSQPDDKRGRREIRVLHLLEQIRAYCETCWKWQEAHEEGMDQDKTPMPAPVDHQICPAVCVLMKLSFDEEHRHAMNELGGLQAIAELLQVDCEMHGLTNDHYSVTLRRYAGMALTNLTFGDVANKATLCSMKDCMRALVAQLKSESEDLQQVIASVLRNLSWRADVNSKKTLREVGSVKALMECSLEVKKESTLKSILSALWNLSAHCTENKGDICAVHGALAFLVGTLTYRSQTNTLAIIESGGGILRNVSSLIATNEDHRQILRENSCLQTLLQHLKSHSLTIVSNACGTLWNLSARNAKDQEALWDMGAVSMLKNLIHSKHKMIAMGSAAALRNLMANRPAKYKDANIMSPGSSLPSLHVRKQKALEAELDAQHLSETFDNIDNLSPKASHHNKQRHKQNIYEYVLDSSRHDDGICRSESFNTGHMTVLSPCLNATVLPGSSSSSRGNIENSRSEKDRSLDKDGAVGLNSYHPATENTGNSSKRTGMQITAAAQIAKVMEEVTSMHIPQEDRNSCSTSEMHCLTEDRNVPRRTAAAHTHSNTYFPKSENSNRICPMLYTKMEYKRASNDSLNSVSSSDGYGKRGQMKPSIESYSEDDESKFRSYGQYPADLAHKIHSANHMDDNDEELDTPINYSLKYSDEQLNSGRQSPSQNERWARPKHIIDDEIKQNEQRHLRSQNATYSMYTESGDDKRMKYQSPFGQQECVSSFRSRGSNGAEQSRVGPTLGMNQKVNQSLCQVDDYDNDKPTNYSERYSEEEQHKEEEDRPTNYSIKYNEEEHHVDQPIDYSLKYSTEVPPSSQKPSFTFSNSSSVQSTKTDHISSSCGNISTPSGSSERQNQLHPSSAQSRSSHAQKTASCKTPSINQETIQTYCVEDTPICFSRCSSLSSLSSAEDEIGRDQSTHVTDANNTLQIAELKENNGILSTEGAVNEVASASQHIRTKSSRLQTPSLSPSDSSRHKAVEFSSGAKSPSKSGAHTPKSPPEHYVQETPLMFSRCTSVSSLDSFESRSIASSVQSEPCSGMVSGIISPSDLPDSPGQTMPPSRSKTPPPAQGAQVKREVAKGKVSNAEKRGSGPRQVAINEAVQRVQVLPDADTLLHFATESTPDGFSCSSSLSGLSLDEPFIQKDVELRIMPPVHENEHGNEAETEQPDDTKDNQEKKAEKPTEAEKDIMGDSDDDDIEILEECIISAMPTKSSRKAKKPSQASASKIPPPVTRKPSQLPVYKLLPSQTGLQSQKHVSFTPGDDMPQVYFVEDTPINFSTATSLSDLTIESLPELANVENVGTRAESGEFEKRDTIPTEGISTDDSRKAKSSTRTVPRLDDDKTEEGDILAECINSAMPKGKSHKPFRVKKIMDQIQQASLSVSNKNQSERDKNKPTSPVKPIPQNNEYRARVRKNTEPKSYINNERSYSENRDTKKQNLKNNSRYFNDKLPNNEEHVKGSFAFDSPHHYTPIEGTPYCFSRNDSLSSLDFDDDDVDLSREKAELRKGKAKETGTEDCTNTEQSSNQQSSNKTQVCQKYPTGRSQPKTFSQSTKDIPDRGAATDEKMQNFAIENTPVCFSRNSSLSSLSDIDQENNNKESEPAKQTEAPDSQIESNRPQTSGYAPKSFHVEDTPVCFSRNSSLSSLSIDSEDDLLQECISSAMPKKKKPSKVKSESEKNNSRNMGDILAEDLTLDLREIQRPDSEHGFSPDSENFDWKAIQEGANSIVSSLHQAAAAASLTRQASSDSDSILSLKSGISLGSPFHLTPDQEEKPFTSNKGPRILKPGEKSTLESKKVESENKGIKGGKKVYKSIITGKACSNSEVSSQLKQPQQTSMTSISRGRTMIHIPGVRNSSSSTSPVSKKGPPLKNTNSKSPSEGQSSVSSPIGVKPSVKPESAPVTRQLSQQSGSSKGPSRSGSRDSTPSRPQQQPLSRPLQSPGRNSISPGRYGISPPNKLSQLPRTSSPSTASTKSSSSGRMLYTAPGRQMSQQNLTKQTALPKSTSGIPRSESASKGLNQILNSGGSNKKAELSRMSSTKSSGSESDRSERPVLVRQSTFIKEASSPTLRQKLEESASFESLSPYRPGSPTRSQIQTPVLSPSLPDMSLSTHLTVQTSGWQNLPPNLSPSVEYDGRPAKHHDIARSHSESPSRLLINRSGTWKREHSKHSSSLPRVSTWRRTGSSSSILSASSESSEKAKSEDEKQHGSSVSRHKQSKESQAPAKGTWRKIKENEIPQIMNDPQYSSSGATNDSDSKTLIYQMAPAVSKTEDVWVRIEDCPINNPRSGRSPTGNIPPVIDSVSEKGSMNDKDSKEINEKQNPGNGNVPVCTIGLENCPNSFFQIDSPDKKGTEAKPVQNKPVPAPENNESAVSEHTPFSSSSSSKHNSLSGTVAARVTPFNYSPSPRKSSADNSSSRPSQIPTPINNSTKKRDSKTENTDSSGTQSPKRHSGSYLVTSV
- the LOC142402959 gene encoding adenomatous polyposis coli protein-like isoform X2, giving the protein MAAASYDQLLKQVEALKMENSNLRQELEDNSNHLTKLETEASNMKEVLKQLQGSIEDETMASSGQIDLMERLKELNLESSNFPGVKLRPKVSMRSYGSWEGSVSSPSGECSPVPIGSFPRRGFMNGSRESTGYLEELERERSLLLTELEKEEKEKDWYYAQLQDLTKRIDSIPLTENFSLQTDMTRRQLEYEARQIRAAMEEQLGTCQDMEKRAQVRVMRIQQIEKDILCIRQLLQSQAAEAERAPQSKHDAGSHDTERHNEGQGTAEISIATTGTGQGSAARMDHETASVMNSSNNYSVPRRLTNHLGTKVEMVYSLLSMLGTHDKDDMSRTLLAMSSSQDSCIAMRQSGCLPLLIQLLHGNDKDSVLLGNSRGSKEARARASAALHNIIHSQPDDKRGRREIRVLHLLEQIRAYCETCWKWQEAHEEGMDQDKTPMPAPVDHQICPAVCVLMKLSFDEEHRHAMNELGGLQAIAELLQVDCEMHGLTNDHYSVTLRRYAGMALTNLTFGDVANKATLCSMKDCMRALVAQLKSESEDLQQVIASVLRNLSWRADVNSKKTLREVGSVKALMECSLEVKKESTLKSILSALWNLSAHCTENKGDICAVHGALAFLVGTLTYRSQTNTLAIIESGGGILRNVSSLIATNEDHRQILRENSCLQTLLQHLKSHSLTIVSNACGTLWNLSARNAKDQEALWDMGAVSMLKNLIHSKHKMIAMGSAAALRNLMANRPAKYKDANIMSPGSSLPSLHVRKQKALEAELDAQHLSETFDNIDNLSPKASHHNKQRHKQNIYEYVLDSSRHDDGICRSESFNTGHMTVLSPCLNATVLPGSSSSSRGNIENSRSEKDRSLDKDGAVGLNSYHPATENTGNSSKRTGMQITAAAQIAKVMEEVTSMHIPQEDRNSCSTSEMHCLTEDRNVPRRTAAAHTHSNTYFPKSENSNRICPMLYTKMEYKRASNDSLNSVSSSDGYGKRGQMKPSIESYSEDDESKFRSYGQYPADLAHKIHSANHMDDNDEELDTPINYSLKYSDEQLNSGRQSPSQNERWARPKHIIDDEIKQNEQRHLRSQNATYSMYTESGDDKRMKYQSPFGQQECVSSFRSRGSNGAEQSRVGPTLGMNQKVNQSLCQVDDYDNDKPTNYSERYSEEEQHKEEEDRPTNYSIKYNEEEHHVDQPIDYSLKYSTEVPPSSQKPSFTFSNSSSVQSTKTDHISSSCGNISTPSGSSERQNQLHPSSAQSRSSHAQKTASCKTPSINQETIQTYCVEDTPICFSRCSSLSSLSSAEDEIGRDQSTHVTDANNTLQIAELKENNGILSTEGAVNEVASASQHIRTKSSRLQTPSLSPSDSSRHKAVEFSSGAKSPSKSGAHTPKSPPEHYVQETPLMFSRCTSVSSLDSFESRSIASSVQSEPCSGMVSGIISPSDLPDSPGQTMPPSRSKTPPPAQGAQVKREVAKGKVSNAEKRGSGPRQVAINEAVQRVQVLPDADTLLHFATESTPDGFSCSSSLSGLSLDEPFIQKDVELRIMPPVHENEHGNEAETEQPDDTKDNQEKKAEKPTEAEKDIMGDSDDDDIEILEECIISAMPTKSSRKAKKPSQASASKIPPPVTRKPSQLPVYKLLPSQTGLQSQKHVSFTPGDDMPQVYFVEDTPINFSTATSLSDLTIESLPELANVENVGTRAESGEFEKRDTIPTEGISTDDSRKAKSSTRTVPRLDDDKTEEGDILAECINSAMPKGKSHKPFRVKKIMDQIQQASLSVSNKNQSERDKNKPTSPVKPIPQNNEYRARVRKNTEPKSYINNERSYSENRDTKKQNLKNNSRYFNDKLPNNEEHVKGSFAFDSPHHYTPIEGTPYCFSRNDSLSSLDFDDDDVDLSREKAELRKGKAKETGTEDCTNTEQSSNQQSSNKTQVCQKYPTGRSQPKTFSQSTKDIPDRGAATDEKMQNFAIENTPVCFSRNSSLSSLSDIDQENNNKESEPAKQTEAPDSQIESNRPQTSGYAPKSFHVEDTPVCFSRNSSLSSLSIDSEDDLLQECISSAMPKKKKPSKVKSESEKNNSRNMGDILAEDLTLDLREIQRPDSEHGFSPDSENFDWKAIQEGANSIVSSLHQAAAAASLTRQASSDSDSILSLKSGISLGSPFHLTPDQEEKPFTSNKGPRILKPGEKSTLESKKVESENKGIKGGKKVYKSIITGKACSNSEVSSQLKQPQQTSMTSISRGRTMIHIPGVRNSSSSTSPVSKKGPPLKNTNSKSPSEGQSSVSSPIGVKPSVKPESAPVTRQLSQQSGSSKGPSRSGSRDSTPSRPQQQPLSRPLQSPGRNSISPGRYGISPPNKLSQLPRTSSPSTASTKSSSSGRMLYTAPGRQMSQQNLTKQTALPKSTSGIPRSESASKGLNQILNSGGSNKKAELSRMSSTKSSGSESDRSERPVLVRQSTFIKEASSPTLRQKLEESASFESLSPYRPGSPTRSQIQTPVLSPSLPDMSLSTHLTVQTSGWQNLPPNLSPSVEYDGRPAKHHDIARSHSESPSRLLINRSGTWKREHSKHSSSLPRVSTWRRTGSSSSILSASSESSEKAKSEDEKQHGSSVSRHKQSKESQAPAKGTWRKIKENEIPQIMNDPQYSSSGATNDSDSKTLIYQMAPAVSKTEDVWVRIEDCPINNPRSGRSPTGNIPPVIDSVSEKGSMNDKDSKEINEKQNPGNGNVPVCTIGLENCPNSFFQIDSPDKKGTEAKPVQNKPVPAPENNESAVSEHTPFSSSSSSKHNSLSGTVAARVTPFNYSPSPRKSSADNSSSRPSQIPTPINNSTKKRDSKTENTDSSGTQSPKRHSGSYLVTSV
- the LOC142402959 gene encoding adenomatous polyposis coli protein-like isoform X3, encoding MAAASYDQLLKQVEALKMENSNLRQELEDNSNHLTKLETEASNMKEVLKQLQGSIEDETMASSGQIDLMERLKELNLESSNFPGVKLRPKVSMRSYGSWEGSVSSPSGECSPVPIGSFPRRGFMNGSRESTGYLEELERERSLLLTELEKEEKEKDWYYAQLQDLTKRIDSIPLTENFSLQTDMTRRQLEYEARQIRAAMEEQLGTCQDMEKRAQRAPQSKHDAGSHDTERHNEGQGTAEISIATTGTGQGSAARMDHETASVMNSSNNYSVPRRLTNHLGTKVTEDYKPQVEMVYSLLSMLGTHDKDDMSRTLLAMSSSQDSCIAMRQSGCLPLLIQLLHGNDKDSVLLGNSRGSKEARARASAALHNIIHSQPDDKRGRREIRVLHLLEQIRAYCETCWKWQEAHEEGMDQDKTPMPAPVDHQICPAVCVLMKLSFDEEHRHAMNELGGLQAIAELLQVDCEMHGLTNDHYSVTLRRYAGMALTNLTFGDVANKATLCSMKDCMRALVAQLKSESEDLQQVIASVLRNLSWRADVNSKKTLREVGSVKALMECSLEVKKESTLKSILSALWNLSAHCTENKGDICAVHGALAFLVGTLTYRSQTNTLAIIESGGGILRNVSSLIATNEDHRQILRENSCLQTLLQHLKSHSLTIVSNACGTLWNLSARNAKDQEALWDMGAVSMLKNLIHSKHKMIAMGSAAALRNLMANRPAKYKDANIMSPGSSLPSLHVRKQKALEAELDAQHLSETFDNIDNLSPKASHHNKQRHKQNIYEYVLDSSRHDDGICRSESFNTGHMTVLSPCLNATVLPGSSSSSRGNIENSRSEKDRSLDKDGAVGLNSYHPATENTGNSSKRTGMQITAAAQIAKVMEEVTSMHIPQEDRNSCSTSEMHCLTEDRNVPRRTAAAHTHSNTYFPKSENSNRICPMLYTKMEYKRASNDSLNSVSSSDGYGKRGQMKPSIESYSEDDESKFRSYGQYPADLAHKIHSANHMDDNDEELDTPINYSLKYSDEQLNSGRQSPSQNERWARPKHIIDDEIKQNEQRHLRSQNATYSMYTESGDDKRMKYQSPFGQQECVSSFRSRGSNGAEQSRVGPTLGMNQKVNQSLCQVDDYDNDKPTNYSERYSEEEQHKEEEDRPTNYSIKYNEEEHHVDQPIDYSLKYSTEVPPSSQKPSFTFSNSSSVQSTKTDHISSSCGNISTPSGSSERQNQLHPSSAQSRSSHAQKTASCKTPSINQETIQTYCVEDTPICFSRCSSLSSLSSAEDEIGRDQSTHVTDANNTLQIAELKENNGILSTEGAVNEVASASQHIRTKSSRLQTPSLSPSDSSRHKAVEFSSGAKSPSKSGAHTPKSPPEHYVQETPLMFSRCTSVSSLDSFESRSIASSVQSEPCSGMVSGIISPSDLPDSPGQTMPPSRSKTPPPAQGAQVKREVAKGKVSNAEKRGSGPRQVAINEAVQRVQVLPDADTLLHFATESTPDGFSCSSSLSGLSLDEPFIQKDVELRIMPPVHENEHGNEAETEQPDDTKDNQEKKAEKPTEAEKDIMGDSDDDDIEILEECIISAMPTKSSRKAKKPSQASASKIPPPVTRKPSQLPVYKLLPSQTGLQSQKHVSFTPGDDMPQVYFVEDTPINFSTATSLSDLTIESLPELANVENVGTRAESGEFEKRDTIPTEGISTDDSRKAKSSTRTVPRLDDDKTEEGDILAECINSAMPKGKSHKPFRVKKIMDQIQQASLSVSNKNQSERDKNKPTSPVKPIPQNNEYRARVRKNTEPKSYINNERSYSENRDTKKQNLKNNSRYFNDKLPNNEEHVKGSFAFDSPHHYTPIEGTPYCFSRNDSLSSLDFDDDDVDLSREKAELRKGKAKETGTEDCTNTEQSSNQQSSNKTQVCQKYPTGRSQPKTFSQSTKDIPDRGAATDEKMQNFAIENTPVCFSRNSSLSSLSDIDQENNNKESEPAKQTEAPDSQIESNRPQTSGYAPKSFHVEDTPVCFSRNSSLSSLSIDSEDDLLQECISSAMPKKKKPSKVKSESEKNNSRNMGDILAEDLTLDLREIQRPDSEHGFSPDSENFDWKAIQEGANSIVSSLHQAAAAASLTRQASSDSDSILSLKSGISLGSPFHLTPDQEEKPFTSNKGPRILKPGEKSTLESKKVESENKGIKGGKKVYKSIITGKACSNSEVSSQLKQPQQTSMTSISRGRTMIHIPGVRNSSSSTSPVSKKGPPLKNTNSKSPSEGQSSVSSPIGVKPSVKPESAPVTRQLSQQSGSSKGPSRSGSRDSTPSRPQQQPLSRPLQSPGRNSISPGRYGISPPNKLSQLPRTSSPSTASTKSSSSGRMLYTAPGRQMSQQNLTKQTALPKSTSGIPRSESASKGLNQILNSGGSNKKAELSRMSSTKSSGSESDRSERPVLVRQSTFIKEASSPTLRQKLEESASFESLSPYRPGSPTRSQIQTPVLSPSLPDMSLSTHLTVQTSGWQNLPPNLSPSVEYDGRPAKHHDIARSHSESPSRLLINRSGTWKREHSKHSSSLPRVSTWRRTGSSSSILSASSESSEKAKSEDEKQHGSSVSRHKQSKESQAPAKGTWRKIKENEIPQIMNDPQYSSSGATNDSDSKTLIYQMAPAVSKTEDVWVRIEDCPINNPRSGRSPTGNIPPVIDSVSEKGSMNDKDSKEINEKQNPGNGNVPVCTIGLENCPNSFFQIDSPDKKGTEAKPVQNKPVPAPENNESAVSEHTPFSSSSSSKHNSLSGTVAARVTPFNYSPSPRKSSADNSSSRPSQIPTPINNSTKKRDSKTENTDSSGTQSPKRHSGSYLVTSV